From a single Accipiter gentilis chromosome 32, bAccGen1.1, whole genome shotgun sequence genomic region:
- the OLIG2 gene encoding oligodendrocyte transcription factor 2 translates to MDSDASLVSSRPSSPEPDDLFLTARNKGSGGGFTGGTVSSSTQSDSPPELSAELRSAMSAAGVVVVDKLGFKSSSSSSSSSSSSSSKKDKKQMTEPELQQLRLKINSRERKRMHDLNIAMDGLREVMPYAHGPSVRKLSKIATLLLARNYILMLTNSLEEMKRLVSEIYGGHHAGFHPAACPGGMGAHSAPLPGHPGHPASHPVHHPILPPAAVSSASLPGSGLSAVSSIRPPHGLLKSPSAAAAAPLGSGFQHWGGMPCPCSMCQVSAPPHHHVSGMGTASLPRLATDTK, encoded by the coding sequence ATGGACTCGGACGCCAGCCTGGTCTCCAGCCGCCCGTCCTCCCCGGAGCCCGATGACCTCTTCCTCACGGCCAGGAATAAAGGCAGTGGCGGGGGCTTCACGGGcggcaccgtgtccagctccacGCAGAGCGACTCCCCGCCGGAGCTGAGCGCCGAGCTGCGCAGCGCCATGAGCGctgcgggggtggtggtggtggacaAGCTGGGCTTCAAGTCCTCGTCGTCGTCCTCCTCCTCGTCGTCGTCGTCCTCCTCCAAGAAGGACAAGAAGCAGATGACGGAgccggagctgcagcagctgcggCTGAAGATCAACAGCCGGGAGCGCAAGCGGATGCACGACCTGAACATCGCCATGGACGGGCTGCGGGAGGTGATGCCCTACGCCCACGGCCCGTCGGTGCGCAAGCTCTCCAAGATCGCCACGCTCCTCCTGGCGCGCAACTACATCCTGATGCTCACCAACTCCCTGGAGGAGATGAAGCGCCTGGTCAGCGAGATCTACGGCGGGCACCACGCCGGCTTCCACCCCGCCGCCTGCCCCGGCGGCATGGGCGCCCACTCCGCCCCGCTGCCCGGCCACCCGGGCCACCCCGCCTCGCACCCCGTCCAccaccccatcctgccccccgccgccgtcTCCAGCGCCTCCCTGCCCGGCTCCGGCCTCTCGGCCGTCAGCTCCATCCGGCCCCCCCACGGGCTCCTCAAGTCgccctcggccgccgccgccgccccgctggGCAGCGGCTTCCAGCACTGGGGGGGGATGCCCTGCCCCTGCAGCATGTGCCAGGTGTCGGCCCCGCCGCACCACCACGTCTCCGGCATGGGCACCGCCAGCCTCCCCAGATTAGCCACCGACACCAAATGA